A section of the Engystomops pustulosus chromosome 3, aEngPut4.maternal, whole genome shotgun sequence genome encodes:
- the LOC140122817 gene encoding uncharacterized protein isoform X1 gives MGSGQGVLRVLTRTEPRHENAPYPESAPRMDKDEISRRILNFSLEIIYLLSGEAYTLVQKTSDDPEAPSSHLQESGGWSWSPSAKLPPHPQIHEQRILELTMKMTALLSGEVPIRCQDVAVYFSMEEREYIEGHKDLYQDVMMEDPRPRTVRDCPTPRKPPKRPHSPLHSQECVKGVQIATMPPKQKVNSSTGDTAKKRKTITMENKVEIIKRSERGETPSSIGRALGYSRSTIGTILKDKGRIMEHVKGHTPMNATIITKHRSGLIIEMERLLIIWIEDQNHRNIPISPSLVQEKARSLFNILKAAHTEGEGDYNEDFVASKGWFNRFKKRANLHNIKVHSEAANISASSHYPKTLEDIIIDNGEYLPKHIFDVNETGLFWEKMSEDIDFQ, from the exons AACGCTCCTTATCCTGAATCGGCACCCAGGATGGACAAGGACGAGATCTCTAGAAGAATATTAAACTTCAGCCTGGAGATCATCtacctgctgagcggagag GCTTATACATTAGTGCAGAAGACATCAGATGACCCTGAggcccccagtagccatctcCAGGAGTCAGGAGGATGGAGTTGGAGCCCCAGTGCAAAGCTTCCTCCTCACCCCCAGATCCATGAGCAGAGGATCCTAGAACTGACCATGAAGATGACTGCGCTGCtgtctggagag gttcctataaggtgtcaggatgtggctgtgtatttctccatggaggagcgggagtatatagagggacacAAGGATCTATaccaggacgtcatgatggaggacccccGGCCCCGCACTGTGAGAG ACTGCCCCACTCCTAGAAAGCCGCCGAAGAGGCCTCATAGTCCTCTACATTCCCAGGAGTGTGTAAAGGGTGTTCAG ATTGCAACAATGCCTCCTAAGCAGAAAGTGAATTCAAGCACCGGTGATacagcaaagaaaagaaaaaccatcACAATGGAAAATAAAGTAGAAATTATAAAGAGATCCGAGAGAGGCGAAACTCCATCATCCATTGGCCGAGCGCTTGGATACAGTCGCTCCACAATTGGAACAATTTTAAAAGATAAAGGTAGAATAATGGAGCATGTGAAAGGCCATACCCCGATGAATGCTACAATTATTACCAAGCATCGCAGTGGCTTAATTATCGAGATGGAACGACTGTTGATAATTTGGATAGAAGACCAAAATCACCGTAATATTCCTATTAGTCCTTCTCTAGTGCAAGAAAAAGCAAGAAGCCTTTTCAATATTTTAAAAGCTGCTCATACAGAAGGTGAAGGGGATTACAATGAAGATTTTGTTGCCAGTAAGGGTTGGTTCAATCGCTTTAAAAAAAGAGCAAATTTACATAATATTAAAGTTCACAGTGAAGCAGCCAATATAAGTGCTTCAAGTCATTATCCCAAGACATTGGAAGATATTATTATCGACAATGGAGAATATTTGCCTAAACATATTTTTGATGTTAATGAAACTGGATTGTTTTGGGAAAAAATGTCTGAGGACATAGATTTCCAATGA
- the LOC140122817 gene encoding putative CENPB DNA-binding domain-containing protein 1 isoform X2, whose amino-acid sequence MDKDEISRRILNFSLEIIYLLSGEAYTLVQKTSDDPEAPSSHLQESGGWSWSPSAKLPPHPQIHEQRILELTMKMTALLSGEVPIRCQDVAVYFSMEEREYIEGHKDLYQDVMMEDPRPRTVRDCPTPRKPPKRPHSPLHSQECVKGVQIATMPPKQKVNSSTGDTAKKRKTITMENKVEIIKRSERGETPSSIGRALGYSRSTIGTILKDKGRIMEHVKGHTPMNATIITKHRSGLIIEMERLLIIWIEDQNHRNIPISPSLVQEKARSLFNILKAAHTEGEGDYNEDFVASKGWFNRFKKRANLHNIKVHSEAANISASSHYPKTLEDIIIDNGEYLPKHIFDVNETGLFWEKMSEDIDFQ is encoded by the exons ATGGACAAGGACGAGATCTCTAGAAGAATATTAAACTTCAGCCTGGAGATCATCtacctgctgagcggagag GCTTATACATTAGTGCAGAAGACATCAGATGACCCTGAggcccccagtagccatctcCAGGAGTCAGGAGGATGGAGTTGGAGCCCCAGTGCAAAGCTTCCTCCTCACCCCCAGATCCATGAGCAGAGGATCCTAGAACTGACCATGAAGATGACTGCGCTGCtgtctggagag gttcctataaggtgtcaggatgtggctgtgtatttctccatggaggagcgggagtatatagagggacacAAGGATCTATaccaggacgtcatgatggaggacccccGGCCCCGCACTGTGAGAG ACTGCCCCACTCCTAGAAAGCCGCCGAAGAGGCCTCATAGTCCTCTACATTCCCAGGAGTGTGTAAAGGGTGTTCAG ATTGCAACAATGCCTCCTAAGCAGAAAGTGAATTCAAGCACCGGTGATacagcaaagaaaagaaaaaccatcACAATGGAAAATAAAGTAGAAATTATAAAGAGATCCGAGAGAGGCGAAACTCCATCATCCATTGGCCGAGCGCTTGGATACAGTCGCTCCACAATTGGAACAATTTTAAAAGATAAAGGTAGAATAATGGAGCATGTGAAAGGCCATACCCCGATGAATGCTACAATTATTACCAAGCATCGCAGTGGCTTAATTATCGAGATGGAACGACTGTTGATAATTTGGATAGAAGACCAAAATCACCGTAATATTCCTATTAGTCCTTCTCTAGTGCAAGAAAAAGCAAGAAGCCTTTTCAATATTTTAAAAGCTGCTCATACAGAAGGTGAAGGGGATTACAATGAAGATTTTGTTGCCAGTAAGGGTTGGTTCAATCGCTTTAAAAAAAGAGCAAATTTACATAATATTAAAGTTCACAGTGAAGCAGCCAATATAAGTGCTTCAAGTCATTATCCCAAGACATTGGAAGATATTATTATCGACAATGGAGAATATTTGCCTAAACATATTTTTGATGTTAATGAAACTGGATTGTTTTGGGAAAAAATGTCTGAGGACATAGATTTCCAATGA